A window of Natrinema versiforme contains these coding sequences:
- a CDS encoding 30S ribosomal protein S27ae: MARYELYGDDGSTEGELCPRCGDAFLADHGDRKHCGKCSYTEWE, translated from the coding sequence ATGGCGCGCTACGAACTCTACGGCGACGACGGCAGCACCGAGGGCGAACTGTGCCCCCGCTGTGGTGACGCCTTCCTCGCCGACCACGGCGACCGCAAACACTGCGGGAAGTGCAGCTACACCGAGTGGGAGTAG
- a CDS encoding bifunctional N(6)-L-threonylcarbamoyladenine synthase/serine/threonine protein kinase, with product MSNTARILGIEGTAWAASAAVFDAETDDVFIESDAYQPESGGIHPREAAEHMHDAIPRVVERALEHARETYDGPATEPPIDAVAFSRGPGLGPCLRTVGTAARALSQALSVPLIGVNHMVAHLEIGRHSSGFDSPVCLNASGANAHLLAYRNGRYRVLGETMDTGVGNAIDKFTRHVGWSHPGGPKVEAAAEDGEYVDLPYVVKGMDFSFSGIMSAAKQAYDDGTPVEDICYSLQENVFGMLTEVSERALSLTGSDELVLGGGVGQNARLREMLTEMCEQRGAEFHAPEPRFLRDNAGMIAVLGAKMYAAGDTLALEDSRVDPDFRPDQVPVSWRTDEPELAAGRGEAVAGDREVRGAEALVSLEPDAGRVTKRREAKTYRHPELDDRLRRERTTLEARLTSLARREGVPTPVLSDVDPRESRLELEYVGERDLRAGLTPAGVRDVGRHLARLHRAGFVHGDPTTRNVRVDDRTYLIDFGLGYHTDHVEDYAMDLHVFDQSLVGTADDPAPLREAVREGYREVGEERVLERLREVEGRGRYQA from the coding sequence GTGAGTAACACCGCACGTATCCTCGGGATCGAAGGCACCGCGTGGGCCGCCAGCGCAGCCGTCTTCGACGCCGAGACCGACGACGTCTTCATCGAGAGCGACGCCTACCAGCCCGAGAGCGGCGGCATCCACCCCCGCGAGGCGGCCGAACACATGCACGACGCGATCCCGCGCGTCGTCGAGCGCGCACTCGAGCACGCCCGGGAAACCTACGACGGGCCGGCGACGGAGCCGCCGATCGATGCCGTCGCCTTCTCGCGCGGCCCCGGGCTCGGCCCTTGCCTGCGGACCGTCGGCACGGCCGCTCGAGCACTGAGTCAGGCGCTTTCGGTGCCGCTTATCGGCGTCAATCACATGGTGGCCCACCTCGAGATCGGCCGCCACTCCTCGGGCTTCGATTCCCCAGTCTGTCTCAACGCCAGCGGCGCGAACGCGCACTTACTGGCCTACCGCAACGGGCGCTACCGCGTGCTCGGGGAGACGATGGACACCGGCGTCGGCAACGCGATCGACAAGTTCACCCGCCACGTCGGCTGGTCTCACCCCGGCGGCCCGAAAGTCGAGGCGGCCGCCGAGGACGGCGAGTACGTCGATCTCCCCTACGTCGTCAAGGGGATGGACTTCTCGTTTTCGGGGATCATGAGCGCCGCGAAGCAAGCGTACGACGATGGGACGCCGGTCGAGGACATCTGCTACTCCCTCCAGGAGAACGTCTTCGGCATGCTTACGGAGGTCTCGGAGCGCGCCCTGTCGCTGACCGGCAGCGACGAACTCGTCCTCGGGGGCGGCGTCGGACAGAACGCCCGCCTGCGCGAGATGCTCACCGAAATGTGCGAACAGCGCGGGGCCGAGTTCCACGCGCCCGAGCCGCGATTCCTGCGGGACAACGCCGGCATGATCGCGGTGCTGGGTGCGAAGATGTACGCGGCGGGCGACACGCTCGCGCTCGAGGACTCGCGGGTCGACCCCGATTTCCGACCCGACCAGGTGCCCGTTAGCTGGCGGACCGACGAACCCGAACTCGCGGCCGGCCGCGGCGAAGCCGTCGCGGGCGACCGGGAGGTCCGCGGGGCCGAAGCGCTCGTCTCCCTCGAGCCCGACGCGGGTCGCGTCACCAAGCGCCGCGAAGCAAAGACCTACCGCCATCCCGAACTCGACGACCGGCTCCGTCGGGAGCGGACGACGCTCGAGGCTCGACTCACGAGCCTCGCGCGCCGGGAGGGAGTACCCACGCCGGTGCTCTCGGACGTCGATCCCCGCGAGTCGCGACTCGAACTCGAGTACGTCGGCGAGCGGGACCTCCGGGCGGGGCTGACGCCTGCGGGCGTCCGCGACGTCGGGCGGCACCTCGCGCGGCTCCATCGGGCCGGCTTCGTCCACGGCGATCCGACGACGCGGAACGTCAGGGTCGACGACCGAACCTATCTCATCGACTTCGGTCTCGGCTACCACACCGACCACGTCGAGGACTACGCGATGGACCTGCACGTCTTCGACCAGAGCCTCGTCGGCACCGCCGACGATCCCGCCCCACTCCGTGAGGCGGTCCGGGAGGGCTACCGCGAGGTCGGCGAGGAACGGGTGCTCGAGCGCTTACGCGAGGTCGAGGGCCGCGGCCGATATCAGGCATAG
- a CDS encoding DUF5808 domain-containing protein: MAEKPTSGEILGVPYNFERPSISRMLSSYWQPGEGMLVEKPFGVGYTLNLANWRSWIVVAVAGALLWQQESGATEESDDAADEPVEVIVDDSETDD, translated from the coding sequence ATGGCAGAGAAGCCGACTTCCGGTGAGATTCTTGGGGTCCCGTACAACTTCGAACGACCGAGCATCAGCCGCATGCTCTCGTCGTACTGGCAGCCCGGCGAAGGGATGCTCGTCGAGAAGCCCTTCGGCGTCGGCTACACCCTGAACCTCGCCAACTGGCGGTCGTGGATCGTCGTCGCCGTCGCCGGCGCGCTCCTCTGGCAACAGGAGTCGGGAGCCACCGAGGAAAGCGATGACGCCGCGGACGAACCCGTGGAAGTCATTGTCGACGACAGCGAAACGGACGACTGA
- a CDS encoding XTP/dITP diphosphatase, giving the protein MAIRFVTGNDGKVREAREYLSGIEPVEQIEYDYTEVQSDSLAEIAAHGAGEAYAELGSDEPVLVDDAGLFVDALGGFPGPYSAYVEDTVGVERLWRLASEEENRRAKFRTVLAYADENGTETFSGSVAGTLIAPRGEGGFGYDPIFEYNGQTMAEMSTEEKNAISHRGRALADFAEWYAGRDE; this is encoded by the coding sequence ATGGCCATTCGATTCGTCACCGGCAACGACGGGAAGGTTCGCGAGGCGCGGGAGTACCTCTCCGGGATCGAGCCCGTCGAGCAGATCGAGTACGACTACACCGAGGTCCAGAGCGACTCACTCGCGGAGATCGCCGCACACGGTGCCGGCGAGGCCTACGCGGAACTGGGGAGCGACGAACCGGTGTTAGTCGACGACGCGGGCCTGTTTGTCGACGCGCTGGGCGGCTTTCCGGGACCGTACTCGGCCTACGTCGAGGACACCGTCGGCGTCGAGCGACTCTGGCGGCTCGCGAGCGAGGAGGAAAACCGGCGCGCGAAATTCCGAACCGTACTCGCCTACGCCGACGAGAACGGCACGGAGACCTTTTCCGGGTCGGTCGCCGGCACGCTCATCGCACCGCGGGGCGAGGGCGGGTTCGGCTACGACCCCATCTTCGAGTACAACGGGCAGACGATGGCCGAGATGAGTACGGAAGAGAAAAACGCGATCTCACATCGCGGGCGCGCGCTGGCCGATTTCGCGGAGTGGTACGCCGGCCGCGACGAGTAA
- a CDS encoding guanosine monophosphate reductase, with protein sequence MNDLRTGLSYGDVLLVPNRSPVDSRSDVDLSTPFTPSLELDTPVVSAAMDTVTEAELAIELSRAGGLGVLHRFLTADEQSAQVEKVKAAGERVAAAVGINEDYVDRSAALVEAGVDALVVDVAHGHLERTLEAVETLREEFPSTDLVAGNVATPEGVTDLAAAGADCVKVGIGPGSHCTTRKVAGAGVPQLTAVDDCATAAEDLDVTICADGGIRTSGDAAKALMAGADTVMLGSLLAGTEEAPGAVVEVDGDRYKRSRGMATTTAAENRDDKEADVRADEGVEALTPYKGQVADVVGEFCAGIQSGLSYCGGHTVADARRKAEFIRVAPSAKEREGYHTDQDWEGVSVDSEAKDETDSQLADDETGTAAAESDD encoded by the coding sequence ATGAACGATCTCCGCACGGGATTGAGCTACGGTGACGTGCTCCTCGTCCCGAACCGCTCGCCCGTCGACAGCCGCAGTGACGTCGACCTCTCGACGCCGTTCACGCCGAGCCTCGAGTTGGACACGCCGGTCGTCTCCGCCGCGATGGACACCGTCACGGAGGCCGAACTGGCGATCGAACTCTCTCGAGCCGGCGGCCTCGGCGTCTTGCACAGATTCCTCACTGCCGACGAGCAGTCGGCACAAGTCGAGAAAGTGAAAGCCGCCGGCGAACGGGTGGCCGCCGCGGTGGGCATCAACGAGGACTACGTCGACCGCAGCGCCGCGCTCGTCGAGGCCGGCGTCGACGCGCTCGTCGTCGACGTGGCTCACGGCCACCTCGAGCGAACGCTCGAGGCCGTCGAAACGCTCCGGGAGGAGTTCCCGTCGACGGACCTCGTCGCCGGCAACGTCGCGACGCCGGAGGGGGTCACGGATCTGGCGGCCGCCGGCGCGGACTGCGTGAAAGTCGGCATCGGTCCCGGTTCCCACTGTACCACGCGGAAGGTCGCGGGTGCCGGCGTCCCGCAACTGACCGCCGTCGACGACTGCGCGACGGCGGCCGAGGACCTGGACGTGACGATCTGTGCCGACGGCGGGATCCGCACGTCCGGCGACGCGGCGAAGGCGCTGATGGCGGGTGCTGACACCGTGATGCTAGGGAGCCTCCTCGCCGGCACCGAGGAAGCGCCCGGCGCGGTCGTCGAAGTCGACGGCGATCGGTACAAGCGCTCGCGCGGCATGGCGACCACGACGGCCGCCGAGAACCGCGACGACAAGGAGGCCGACGTGCGCGCCGACGAGGGCGTCGAGGCCCTGACGCCGTACAAGGGGCAGGTCGCCGACGTCGTCGGCGAGTTCTGTGCCGGCATCCAGTCCGGGCTCTCCTACTGCGGCGGACACACCGTCGCCGACGCGCGCCGAAAGGCCGAGTTCATCCGCGTCGCCCCGAGCGCGAAGGAACGCGAGGGCTATCACACGGATCAGGACTGGGAGGGCGTCAGCGTCGATAGCGAGGCGAAAGACGAGACCGACTCGCAACTCGCGGACGACGAGACCGGGACGGCCGCCGCCGAGAGCGACGACTGA
- a CDS encoding putative sulfate/molybdate transporter, which produces MAYSFRSPTDADLEFSASELTGALGDSVTVLPLLVALAATTSVSLPHVLVGFGVFQIVWGLYYGMPLSVEPMKALVGLAIVGALSYAELAAAGLLAGGVLLVVGRLGLVGRLERVVGEPVIRGVQLAVALLLLEAAVDLSLGNPPMAAGGLAVVGLLALVGYREASVLVVLGLGAVAAVAAAGVPTPAVPDLAVFPAGSPSFSAAALEGTVAQLGMTVGNAAIATALLCGDLYDRDVSPDDLSQSMGVTCLASIPLGGVPMCHGSGGLAGKYAFGARTGGANVLLGIGYLALALVAAGAVLAAFPTAILGVLLVVVALELGRAAFAPVDGRRSLAVVTTVGLVGLVGNVGVAFVLGTVAFWLLSRSARGV; this is translated from the coding sequence ATGGCGTACTCGTTCCGGTCACCGACCGACGCCGACCTCGAGTTCTCCGCGAGCGAACTGACGGGTGCGCTAGGTGATTCGGTTACGGTGTTGCCGCTGCTGGTCGCGCTGGCTGCAACGACGAGCGTTTCGCTGCCCCACGTGTTGGTCGGCTTCGGCGTCTTCCAGATCGTCTGGGGGCTGTATTACGGGATGCCGCTCTCCGTCGAGCCGATGAAGGCGCTGGTCGGGCTGGCCATCGTCGGCGCGCTTTCCTACGCCGAACTCGCCGCCGCCGGGCTGCTCGCCGGCGGCGTCTTGCTCGTCGTCGGCCGGCTCGGACTCGTCGGTCGGCTCGAGCGGGTCGTCGGCGAGCCGGTCATCCGCGGGGTGCAACTCGCCGTAGCGCTGCTCCTGCTCGAGGCGGCGGTCGACCTCTCGCTCGGAAACCCCCCGATGGCGGCGGGCGGGCTGGCCGTCGTCGGCCTGCTGGCGCTCGTCGGCTACCGGGAGGCGAGCGTGCTCGTCGTGCTCGGACTCGGCGCGGTCGCGGCCGTCGCGGCGGCCGGCGTTCCGACGCCGGCGGTCCCCGATCTCGCCGTCTTTCCCGCCGGATCGCCGTCGTTCAGCGCCGCCGCGCTCGAGGGGACCGTCGCCCAGTTGGGGATGACGGTCGGGAACGCGGCGATCGCGACCGCTTTGCTCTGTGGCGACCTCTACGATCGGGACGTGTCGCCGGACGACCTCTCGCAGAGCATGGGCGTCACCTGCCTCGCATCGATCCCGCTCGGCGGCGTCCCGATGTGTCACGGCAGCGGCGGCCTCGCGGGGAAGTACGCCTTCGGCGCGCGAACCGGCGGCGCGAACGTCCTGCTGGGGATCGGCTACCTCGCGCTCGCGCTGGTCGCCGCCGGTGCCGTGCTCGCGGCCTTCCCGACGGCGATTCTGGGCGTGTTGCTCGTCGTCGTGGCGCTCGAACTCGGCCGCGCCGCGTTCGCGCCCGTCGACGGTCGTCGCTCGCTCGCGGTCGTCACGACGGTCGGTCTCGTCGGCCTCGTGGGCAACGTCGGGGTCGCGTTCGTCCTCGGAACAGTCGCGTTCTGGCTGCTGTCGCGGTCCGCTCGAGGAGTCTGA
- a CDS encoding AIR synthase family protein, which translates to MSDLGKIDRAFFDRHVAPNLGADRDDVAVGPTHGVDFGVLDIGGQALVTATDPLSILPAIGLERAARFALDLVLADVAVSGVAPSHLSICFTLPEGLTDEEFATIWETIHAECADLGVAVVTGHTARYSDISHPWVGAATAMGVGDHDDIVRPDGARPGDRLLLTNGPAVESVGLLTTLFGDRLELPDDVIAAGRDRLEEVFSVRDALTAAAAGPVTAMHDVTEGGLAGACNEMADGAGARFAVDRAAVPMRPGVREVCDHLGFDPWAATSCGSLLLAVDPDGVDDVRAALADRDTPVAEIGRVEAADDGGSEVLVDGERLEHPSVDPSWDAYAALAADAADDSDS; encoded by the coding sequence GTGAGCGACCTCGGAAAAATCGATCGCGCGTTCTTCGACCGCCACGTCGCACCGAACCTCGGTGCCGACCGCGACGACGTCGCCGTCGGCCCGACCCACGGCGTCGATTTCGGCGTCCTCGATATCGGCGGGCAGGCGCTGGTCACCGCCACCGATCCGCTCTCGATCCTTCCGGCAATCGGCCTCGAGCGGGCGGCGCGGTTCGCCCTCGACCTCGTGCTCGCGGACGTGGCCGTCAGCGGCGTCGCTCCGTCGCACCTCTCGATCTGTTTCACCCTTCCGGAGGGGCTGACCGACGAGGAGTTCGCAACGATCTGGGAGACGATTCACGCGGAGTGTGCGGACCTCGGTGTCGCCGTCGTGACGGGGCATACGGCCCGCTACTCCGATATCTCGCATCCGTGGGTCGGCGCTGCGACCGCGATGGGCGTCGGCGACCACGACGACATCGTCCGGCCCGACGGTGCCCGCCCCGGCGACCGACTCCTGCTGACGAACGGCCCCGCCGTCGAGTCGGTCGGCCTCCTGACCACTCTCTTCGGCGACCGGCTCGAGCTCCCCGACGACGTGATCGCGGCCGGCCGGGACCGCCTCGAGGAGGTGTTTTCCGTCCGCGACGCCCTCACGGCGGCCGCGGCGGGCCCGGTGACGGCGATGCACGACGTGACTGAAGGCGGCCTCGCCGGCGCGTGCAACGAGATGGCCGACGGCGCGGGCGCTCGGTTCGCGGTCGATCGCGCGGCCGTCCCGATGCGTCCCGGCGTCCGCGAGGTCTGTGACCACCTCGGGTTCGACCCGTGGGCGGCGACCAGTTGCGGCTCGCTGCTGCTCGCCGTCGATCCCGACGGCGTCGACGACGTGCGCGCAGCACTCGCGGACCGAGACACTCCGGTCGCCGAAATCGGCCGCGTTGAGGCCGCCGATGACGGCGGGAGCGAGGTGCTCGTCGACGGCGAGCGACTCGAGCACCCGTCCGTCGATCCGTCGTGGGACGCCTACGCCGCGTTGGCCGCCGACGCGGCCGACGACTCCGATTCGTAA
- the thiD gene encoding bifunctional hydroxymethylpyrimidine kinase/phosphomethylpyrimidine kinase — protein sequence MRTPAPESRPVALTIAGSDSGGGAGIQADLATMAAHGVFGTSAITAVTAQNTRGVESSFVLPIEEIEAQLAAVTDDFAVGAAKTGMLATTEVIETVANRAGEFDFPLVVDPVMVATTGDRLLEPEAERAYEDLLGAATLVTPNADEAEVLTDIAVTDEETAHEAGEAILETGVDAVLVKGGHVPGERVQDVLVTDDTTRAFEHPRVGTDATHGSGCALAAAIAARLAKGEPLETAVEGATDFLARAVRYYYDVGEGHGAVNHMAPLRNEAARELTAEEVQAVVDRLVDADASALVPEVGMNVVGATPYAESVAETAAVEGRITRTLSGLQPNRGVRFGASSHVARFLLSAREFVPDLRFAVNCRFDADVAAALESLEWPTAEYDRGEQPDAIADTEGSTMGWGARQAFADRDEPPAAVVDRGEVGKEALVKLVAEDPETLAERALALDREVTE from the coding sequence ATGAGAACACCAGCACCCGAGAGTCGACCGGTCGCGCTGACGATCGCCGGCAGTGACTCCGGCGGCGGCGCGGGGATTCAGGCCGACCTCGCGACGATGGCCGCCCACGGCGTCTTCGGCACGTCCGCGATCACGGCCGTCACCGCCCAGAACACCCGCGGCGTCGAGTCTTCGTTCGTCCTCCCGATCGAGGAAATCGAGGCCCAACTCGCGGCCGTCACCGACGACTTCGCGGTCGGCGCGGCGAAGACGGGAATGCTCGCGACGACCGAGGTCATCGAAACCGTCGCGAACCGCGCCGGCGAGTTCGACTTCCCGCTGGTGGTCGACCCCGTGATGGTCGCGACCACCGGCGACCGCCTGTTAGAGCCCGAGGCCGAGCGCGCCTACGAGGACCTGCTCGGCGCGGCGACGCTGGTGACGCCGAACGCCGACGAGGCCGAGGTACTGACCGACATCGCGGTGACCGACGAGGAGACCGCCCACGAGGCCGGCGAGGCGATCCTCGAGACGGGCGTCGACGCGGTCCTCGTCAAGGGCGGTCACGTCCCCGGCGAGCGGGTACAAGACGTGCTCGTCACCGACGACACCACCCGGGCGTTCGAGCACCCCCGCGTCGGCACCGACGCGACCCACGGCTCCGGCTGTGCCCTCGCCGCCGCGATCGCGGCCCGCCTCGCGAAGGGCGAACCCCTCGAGACCGCCGTCGAGGGCGCGACCGACTTCCTCGCCCGCGCGGTGCGGTACTACTACGACGTGGGCGAGGGCCACGGCGCGGTCAACCACATGGCGCCGCTGCGAAACGAGGCCGCTCGAGAGCTGACCGCCGAGGAAGTGCAGGCCGTCGTCGACCGGTTGGTCGACGCCGACGCCTCGGCGCTCGTTCCCGAGGTTGGCATGAACGTCGTCGGCGCGACGCCCTACGCTGAGTCCGTCGCCGAGACCGCCGCCGTCGAGGGCCGGATCACGCGAACGCTCTCCGGGCTGCAGCCGAACCGCGGGGTCCGGTTCGGCGCCTCGAGCCACGTCGCCCGCTTCCTCCTCTCGGCGCGGGAGTTCGTCCCCGACCTCCGGTTCGCGGTCAATTGCCGGTTCGACGCGGACGTGGCGGCGGCACTTGAGTCCCTCGAGTGGCCGACTGCGGAGTACGACCGCGGGGAACAGCCCGACGCCATCGCGGACACGGAGGGCAGCACGATGGGCTGGGGTGCCCGGCAGGCCTTCGCGGACCGCGACGAGCCGCCCGCGGCCGTCGTCGACCGCGGCGAGGTCGGGAAGGAGGCCCTCGTCAAACTCGTCGCCGAGGACCCCGAAACGCTCGCGGAGCGGGCGCTGGCACTCGATCGGGAGGTAACCGAATGA
- a CDS encoding LLM class flavin-dependent oxidoreductase produces the protein MSAAERDATDLDIGLILPQYGTDIGTVRDTALEAESLGYDAVWLEDHSQSWIGDPRRATHECWTTLSAIAEATDRIRLGTLVTSQSYRQPALLAKMAATVDRVSDGRLELGLGGGWYADEYDRFGYEFQEPPAERLRRLAETVEILQGLWTNETYSHEGEHLEIDLENAFCEPQPVQEPHPPIWIGGGGEDFTLRYTAELADGWNYGTLEPEGFAEKLEVLRDHCESEARYDEIRKSAELFVFVGETTEAAAEKRETFRDEFLPDGPSEPREFFLSGYLETAPTGTPAEVRDRLADYADAGIEEVMLAVPNAADDGDESLSLLADELLA, from the coding sequence ATGAGCGCCGCCGAACGCGACGCGACCGATCTCGATATCGGGCTGATCCTCCCGCAGTACGGGACCGATATCGGGACGGTTCGGGACACCGCGCTCGAGGCCGAATCGCTGGGCTACGACGCGGTCTGGCTCGAGGATCACTCCCAGTCGTGGATCGGCGACCCGCGGCGAGCCACCCACGAGTGCTGGACGACCCTGAGCGCGATCGCCGAGGCGACCGATCGGATTCGGCTCGGCACGCTCGTCACGAGCCAGTCCTACCGCCAGCCGGCGCTGCTCGCGAAGATGGCCGCGACGGTCGATCGGGTGAGCGACGGCCGGCTCGAACTCGGGCTGGGCGGCGGCTGGTACGCGGACGAGTACGACCGCTTCGGCTACGAGTTTCAGGAGCCGCCGGCCGAACGCCTCCGCCGGCTCGCAGAGACCGTCGAGATCCTGCAGGGCCTCTGGACCAACGAAACGTACAGCCACGAGGGCGAGCACCTCGAGATCGACCTCGAAAATGCGTTCTGCGAACCCCAGCCCGTACAGGAGCCCCACCCGCCGATCTGGATCGGCGGCGGGGGCGAGGACTTCACCCTGCGCTACACCGCCGAACTGGCCGACGGCTGGAACTACGGCACCCTCGAGCCCGAGGGCTTCGCGGAGAAACTCGAGGTGTTGCGCGACCACTGCGAGAGCGAGGCCCGGTACGACGAGATCCGCAAATCCGCCGAACTGTTCGTCTTCGTCGGCGAGACGACCGAGGCAGCCGCTGAAAAGCGCGAGACCTTCCGGGACGAGTTCCTGCCCGATGGTCCCAGCGAGCCCCGCGAGTTCTTCCTCTCGGGCTACCTCGAGACGGCCCCCACCGGGACCCCGGCCGAGGTCCGCGACCGGCTGGCGGACTACGCCGACGCCGGCATCGAGGAGGTCATGCTCGCGGTGCCGAATGCGGCCGACGACGGGGACGAGAGCCTGTCCCTGCTGGCCGACGAACTGCTCGCGTAG
- a CDS encoding tRNA-binding protein, with the protein MVESPFDATIEVGEVIDAEPFPEAEKPEMTKLWIDLGDEEIQSAAQLDYHYDAADLEGRQVLCATNLGSVRIAGFKSEALTVGVPGEEGYPVLVSPDEDVPLGGPLY; encoded by the coding sequence ATGGTCGAGAGTCCGTTCGACGCGACTATCGAAGTCGGCGAAGTGATCGACGCCGAACCGTTCCCCGAGGCAGAGAAGCCGGAGATGACGAAACTGTGGATCGACCTCGGCGACGAGGAGATCCAGTCCGCCGCGCAACTCGATTACCACTACGACGCCGCCGACCTCGAGGGGCGGCAGGTGCTGTGTGCGACGAACCTCGGCTCGGTGCGGATCGCCGGTTTCAAATCCGAGGCGCTGACCGTCGGCGTTCCCGGCGAGGAGGGGTATCCCGTGCTGGTCTCGCCCGACGAGGACGTGCCGCTGGGCGGACCGTTGTACTGA